From Rhodoferax sp. AJA081-3, the proteins below share one genomic window:
- a CDS encoding DUF1345 domain-containing protein, which yields MHGHFSETTGHQRLVYGALVGAGVALLPLPTAWSTQVLLAWCAGSGTFLALSWWLAVRFDAQRTRARALAQDQSHRILSGLLLLSVFISAGAIALMLQHVKDLATAQRAAHLALSMLALAASWLLMQTVFAFHYAHLYYQCESRGHAAGAGLQFPGKQAPDYFDFLYFAHVVGMTSQVSDVVVTARHMRRLTLLHSLAAFAFNMLVLALSINVVAGALQ from the coding sequence ATGCACGGTCATTTTTCGGAGACCACGGGCCACCAGCGCCTGGTTTATGGGGCTTTGGTGGGCGCCGGGGTGGCCTTGCTGCCCCTGCCCACCGCCTGGTCCACCCAGGTATTGCTGGCCTGGTGCGCGGGCAGTGGCACGTTTTTGGCCCTGTCCTGGTGGCTGGCCGTGCGGTTCGATGCCCAGCGCACCCGTGCCCGGGCGCTGGCACAAGACCAATCCCATCGGATCCTGTCGGGCCTGTTGCTGCTGTCGGTTTTTATCAGTGCTGGCGCCATCGCGTTGATGCTGCAGCATGTCAAAGACCTGGCCACTGCGCAACGCGCGGCGCACCTGGCGTTGTCCATGTTGGCCCTGGCCGCGTCGTGGTTGCTGATGCAGACCGTTTTTGCCTTCCACTATGCCCACCTGTACTACCAATGTGAGTCGCGCGGCCATGCTGCCGGGGCGGGGCTGCAATTCCCCGGCAAACAGGCGCCGGATTATTTTGACTTTTTGTACTTCGCCCACGTGGTGGGCATGACGTCCCAGGTGTCGGACGTGGTGGTCACTGCACGCCACATGCGCCGCCTGACGCTGTTGCACAGCCTGGCCGCCTTTGCGTTCAACATGCTGGTGCTGGCGCTGAGCATCAATGTGGTGGCGGGTGCCCTGCAGTAA
- a CDS encoding DMT family transporter, protein MSTVASATPAKKAWLLDFVLLAAIWGASFLFIRMGAKELGVFATAGLRVAIAALFLLPIVFLRGHGASLRQHWKLSFAVGILNSAIPFACFSFALLSITTGLSSILNATTPLFGAVIAWLWLKDRPTGSRAVGLLIGFAGVALLAWDKASFKPDASGNATGWAVLACLLATLCYGIAASFTKRYMSGLPSLVSATGSQLGAAIGLVPLAWWYWPTQAVSLNAWLAVVALGVLCTGVAYILYFRLIERAGPARALSVTFGIPVFALLYGVVLLGEEVTSWMLVCGVVIVIGTSLSTGLVRFSRK, encoded by the coding sequence GTGAGCACCGTTGCATCCGCCACTCCTGCCAAGAAAGCCTGGCTGCTCGATTTTGTGTTGCTGGCAGCCATCTGGGGTGCGTCGTTCCTCTTCATTCGCATGGGTGCCAAAGAGCTGGGCGTGTTCGCCACGGCCGGCCTGCGGGTGGCGATTGCCGCACTCTTCTTGCTGCCCATTGTGTTTTTGCGCGGCCACGGGGCCAGCCTACGCCAGCACTGGAAACTGAGTTTTGCCGTGGGCATTCTGAACTCGGCCATTCCCTTTGCCTGCTTCAGCTTTGCGCTGCTGTCCATCACCACGGGCCTATCGTCCATCCTGAACGCGACCACGCCGCTGTTTGGCGCCGTCATCGCCTGGCTGTGGCTCAAGGACCGGCCCACCGGCTCCCGTGCCGTGGGTCTGCTGATTGGTTTTGCCGGTGTGGCCCTGCTGGCCTGGGACAAGGCCAGCTTCAAGCCCGATGCCAGCGGCAACGCCACGGGCTGGGCCGTGCTGGCCTGCCTGCTGGCCACGCTGTGTTACGGCATTGCGGCCAGTTTTACCAAGCGGTATATGTCGGGCCTGCCCTCGCTGGTGTCGGCCACCGGCAGCCAGTTGGGTGCCGCCATTGGTCTGGTGCCGCTGGCCTGGTGGTACTGGCCCACACAGGCTGTGTCATTGAACGCCTGGCTGGCCGTGGTGGCACTGGGGGTCTTGTGCACCGGTGTGGCCTACATCCTGTACTTTCGCCTGATCGAGCGGGCCGGGCCGGCACGGGCGTTGTCCGTCACCTTTGGCATCCCGGTGTTTGCGCTGCTGTATGGCGTGGTGCTGCTGGGCGAAGAGGTCACGTCGTGGATGCTGGTCTGCGGTGTGGTCATCGTCATTGGCACCAGCTTGTCGACCGGGCTGGTGCGCTTTAGTCGCAAATAA
- a CDS encoding methylated-DNA--[protein]-cysteine S-methyltransferase, translated as MKQLRTTVRCALTSPWGAMTLVAHEDALVWVGFDGQKHAPDTSKWTVSTTHPVLRMAADELQQYFAGERSQFDVPVDLGRGTPFQQRVWTALQGIEPGATTSYGAISQSIGNPNAVRAVGGAVGRNPISIIVPCHRVVGANGAMTGYAGGLPRKVALLQLESRL; from the coding sequence ATGAAACAACTCCGTACAACCGTTCGCTGTGCACTGACCAGCCCCTGGGGCGCCATGACCCTGGTCGCCCATGAGGATGCCCTGGTCTGGGTCGGCTTTGATGGCCAGAAACACGCGCCTGACACCAGCAAGTGGACTGTATCTACCACCCACCCGGTGTTGCGTATGGCAGCCGACGAGCTGCAGCAGTACTTTGCGGGTGAACGCAGCCAGTTTGATGTGCCGGTGGACCTGGGCCGCGGCACACCGTTCCAGCAACGTGTGTGGACCGCCTTGCAAGGTATTGAACCTGGTGCGACCACCAGTTATGGCGCCATCAGCCAATCGATTGGCAACCCGAATGCCGTACGGGCCGTGGGTGGCGCCGTGGGGCGCAACCCCATCAGCATCATCGTGCCCTGCCACCGTGTGGTGGGCGCCAACGGGGCTATGACCGGTTATGCCGGTGGCCTGCCGCGCAAAGTGGCGCTGCTGCAACTGGAAAGCCGCCTGTGA
- a CDS encoding DNA-3-methyladenine glycosylase 2 family protein: MQATSPSPNSPVSMDDADACYLALKARDARFDGRFFTAVSSTGVYCRPVCRVRTPKRENCRFFALAAQAESAGYRPCLRCRPELAPGATPLNGAALGSLQNWSTQDASAILAQQAARLLDEPALWSDGTPSMADLATRLGVSERHVRRIFETHWGVSPLQYLQTRRLLMAKRLLTDTQLPVTQVATLSGFGSLRRFNASFVEHYRLQPRQLRKDREPEDGATAPNTSGFVLKSAYRPPYDVAAMLGFFATRQIAGMEQVDVQRLTLARTLSLTVGKQTYIGWVQARFEPERCTVVFDICNSLGDALPQVLARLRALLDLDAEPAAINACMADAFAGAEGLRVPGCLDGFELGVRAILGQQITVQAARTLGARLVERWGGELPKGPPGVNRLFPTPQVLVQASGEALGQMGIVRQRQAAIQALAQAVINGHVVLQPGVDIPATLAALQALPGIGPWTANYIAMRALRWPDAFVAGDVALQSALGVRNASNPQQAAEAASQRWKPWRSYAVVRAWASLAKPPEAITTT, translated from the coding sequence ATGCAAGCCACCAGCCCATCCCCCAACAGCCCCGTCTCCATGGACGATGCAGACGCCTGTTACCTGGCGCTGAAGGCGCGGGATGCGCGGTTTGATGGCCGCTTCTTTACGGCGGTCAGCTCCACCGGCGTTTACTGCCGCCCGGTGTGCCGGGTGCGCACGCCCAAGCGGGAGAACTGCCGCTTCTTTGCCCTGGCGGCCCAGGCCGAATCGGCAGGTTACCGCCCTTGTCTGCGCTGCCGGCCCGAGCTGGCCCCGGGAGCCACGCCGCTCAATGGTGCGGCGCTGGGCAGCCTGCAAAACTGGTCCACCCAAGACGCATCCGCCATCCTGGCGCAGCAGGCCGCGCGCCTGCTGGACGAGCCCGCGCTGTGGAGCGATGGCACACCCAGCATGGCCGATCTGGCCACCCGCCTGGGCGTGAGTGAACGCCATGTGCGCCGCATTTTTGAAACGCATTGGGGCGTGTCACCCTTGCAGTACCTGCAGACCCGCCGCCTGCTGATGGCCAAGCGGCTGTTGACCGATACCCAACTGCCGGTGACACAGGTCGCAACCCTCAGCGGTTTTGGCAGCCTGCGCCGCTTCAACGCGAGTTTTGTCGAACACTACCGCCTGCAACCCCGCCAGCTGCGCAAGGACCGCGAACCGGAGGACGGCGCCACCGCGCCCAACACCAGCGGCTTTGTGCTCAAAAGCGCGTACCGCCCACCCTACGACGTGGCTGCCATGCTGGGCTTTTTTGCCACGCGCCAGATTGCCGGCATGGAGCAGGTTGACGTGCAGCGGCTGACACTGGCGCGCACCCTGTCACTGACCGTGGGCAAGCAGACTTACATTGGCTGGGTGCAGGCGCGTTTTGAGCCCGAGCGGTGCACGGTGGTGTTTGACATCTGCAACAGCCTGGGTGACGCCCTGCCCCAGGTGCTGGCACGGCTGCGTGCTCTGCTAGACCTGGACGCCGAGCCCGCTGCCATCAATGCCTGCATGGCGGATGCCTTTGCCGGTGCTGAGGGCCTGCGCGTGCCGGGCTGTCTGGATGGTTTTGAGCTGGGCGTACGCGCCATCCTGGGCCAGCAGATCACGGTGCAGGCTGCCCGCACACTGGGCGCGCGCCTGGTGGAGCGCTGGGGTGGCGAGCTGCCCAAGGGACCGCCAGGTGTCAACCGTTTGTTCCCCACACCCCAGGTACTAGTACAGGCCTCGGGCGAGGCGCTGGGGCAGATGGGCATAGTCCGCCAACGCCAGGCTGCCATCCAGGCGCTGGCACAGGCGGTCATCAATGGGCATGTGGTGTTGCAACCGGGGGTGGACATTCCCGCCACCCTGGCCGCGCTGCAGGCCCTACCCGGCATTGGGCCCTGGACGGCCAACTACATTGCCATGCGGGCGCTGCGCTGGCCCGATGCCTTTGTGGCCGGCGACGTGGCGCTGCAAAGCGCCTTGGGCGTGCGCAACGCGTCCAACCCGCAGCAGGCAGCCGAGGCAGCTTCGCAGCGCTGGAAACCCTGGCGCAGTTACGCGGTGGTGCGCGCCTGGGCCAGTCTGGCCAAGCCGCCTGAGGCCATCACCACCACCTGA